The Iamia majanohamensis genome window below encodes:
- a CDS encoding D-alanyl-D-alanine carboxypeptidase family protein: MATGKTIGVTSAAALVVLLAATIGLPVLTVSGLFDRPELGFGPSAASLDGVPPVAADAYQRAAAAAPSFSPPCSVPASLLAGVGEVESGHGTHGGATVSGNGDVRPPIVGIPLPQLGEDTDGGSWDGSTTVDHAVGPMQFIPSTWRAYGADGNDDGATDPHNLYDAALAAARYLCASGSPMATESDWRRGLWAYNHSEAYADDVIKAARRYEPAETSPTSGTGDVQLVEVEGIGPTNIVWAHQVRSLLAAAAADGVPLTGSSYRNPDEQIALRKAHCGNSHHAIYEMPSSQCSPPTARPGTSQHEQGLAIDFDACSTRATACWRWLSAHASSFGIHPLSSEPWHWSIDGR; the protein is encoded by the coding sequence ATGGCGACGGGGAAGACAATCGGAGTGACGAGTGCCGCGGCGCTCGTCGTCCTGCTCGCAGCGACGATCGGCCTGCCGGTCCTCACGGTCAGCGGGCTGTTCGACCGCCCGGAGCTCGGCTTCGGACCGTCCGCAGCCAGCCTCGACGGCGTTCCCCCCGTCGCGGCCGACGCCTACCAGCGCGCCGCGGCCGCCGCGCCTTCCTTCTCACCGCCCTGTTCGGTGCCGGCGTCCCTTCTCGCTGGCGTGGGTGAGGTCGAGAGCGGCCACGGCACCCATGGAGGCGCGACCGTGAGCGGCAACGGGGACGTGCGGCCGCCGATCGTCGGCATCCCGCTACCTCAGCTCGGCGAGGACACCGACGGCGGATCGTGGGACGGCTCGACCACCGTCGACCATGCCGTCGGTCCGATGCAGTTCATCCCCAGTACCTGGCGCGCCTACGGAGCAGACGGCAACGACGACGGTGCCACCGATCCTCACAACCTCTACGACGCGGCGCTGGCCGCCGCCCGCTACCTCTGCGCCAGCGGCTCCCCGATGGCGACCGAGAGCGACTGGCGCCGTGGCCTCTGGGCCTACAACCACTCCGAGGCTTACGCCGACGACGTGATCAAGGCCGCCAGGCGCTACGAGCCTGCCGAGACGTCACCCACATCGGGCACCGGCGACGTCCAGCTCGTCGAGGTCGAGGGCATCGGCCCGACCAACATCGTGTGGGCCCACCAGGTCCGCTCCCTCCTCGCCGCTGCAGCAGCCGACGGGGTGCCGCTCACCGGCAGCTCGTATCGCAACCCGGACGAGCAGATCGCCCTTCGCAAGGCCCACTGCGGCAACAGCCACCACGCCATCTACGAGATGCCGTCGTCCCAGTGCTCGCCGCCGACCGCCCGCCCCGGCACCTCGCAGCACGAGCAGGGACTCGCGATCGACTTCGACGCCTGCTCGACCCGTGCGACTGCATGCTGGCGCTGGCTCAGCGCCCACGCGTCCAGCTTCGGCATCCACCCGCTGTCCAGCGAGCCCTGGCACTGGAGCATCGACGGCCGCTAG
- a CDS encoding MMPL family transporter produces the protein MSALVAVIDWVQRRAGLVIAVWIGIAVALTLVAPALSEVGVQDDASFLPDSSPSVAADDTLRGAYPDDPSRDAAYLVFVRDDGLEPEDRTFIAGLPELLAQVSGVETVETADASPALGAFLRSPDGAAELAVVDFSTAPFATQTTDDANEVRALLDEHAPEGLEHHLTGLPGLAADQAEGLTRSFETTAIASILLVLIILVIVYRSIVAALVPLVTIAVAFLVARGAIALLADAGFEVSSLIETFMVVMIFGAGTDYCLFIVSRYQEELTKGDPVQATLRRTMTVIAGVIAASAATVIVAFSSLLTAQFGLYRSMGPGLAIAIALTLLAGLTLTPAILQVLRSHAFWPRSLERTREHAEHDHPRWRRIGAVVEHHPKAALIGALVPLLLASAGLLDFRQSFDLVNDLPPSADAREGFSSLEGHLPTGRLSPVFLIVDADHDVRTTEDFDAMRGLTDALADAPGVAEARSITQPAGGPLTTDQLDELLPGGQEELLAGLDPADPAIADAVGQLDTPEGLQVTPELLDAAGPVADILEPFLLGTDQRWPRVVVSFDRNPYAPDALADFRRLDDIATNSLEDTSLAGSEIEVAGPTSFYADIQEVGTRDFRVMSAVLVLGIFIVLALLLRSLVAPFYLLATVVLSYTATLGLTVLVFRTILGQDGITFWMPPFLFVILVALGADYNIFVMSRIREEAAAGATAAQAAVRGLVATGRVITSAGLVLAGTFAALIAAPLPSLQQIGFAVTIGVLIDTFVVRTFLVPAITALVGDIAFWPAHGRADTRRGLAIQTGVVTLGIVALLGVVSAVLVTA, from the coding sequence GTGAGCGCCCTCGTTGCGGTCATCGACTGGGTGCAACGACGGGCCGGGCTCGTCATCGCCGTCTGGATCGGCATCGCCGTTGCCCTCACACTTGTCGCTCCGGCCCTCAGCGAGGTGGGCGTCCAAGACGACGCCAGCTTCCTCCCCGACTCCTCGCCTTCGGTCGCCGCCGACGACACCCTCCGCGGGGCCTACCCGGACGATCCCTCCCGCGACGCCGCCTACCTCGTGTTCGTCCGGGATGATGGCCTCGAACCGGAGGACCGGACCTTCATCGCAGGGCTACCCGAACTCCTCGCTCAGGTCTCTGGAGTCGAGACCGTCGAGACGGCCGACGCGTCGCCCGCACTCGGAGCGTTCCTGCGATCCCCCGACGGAGCAGCCGAGCTGGCCGTCGTCGACTTCTCCACCGCACCGTTCGCCACCCAGACGACCGACGACGCCAACGAGGTCCGCGCCCTCCTCGACGAGCACGCACCCGAAGGCCTCGAACACCACCTCACAGGACTGCCGGGCCTCGCCGCAGACCAAGCCGAGGGACTGACCCGAAGCTTCGAGACGACCGCCATCGCCTCGATCCTCCTCGTCTTGATCATCCTCGTCATCGTCTACCGATCGATCGTCGCGGCCCTGGTCCCACTCGTCACGATCGCGGTGGCCTTCCTCGTCGCCCGTGGAGCCATTGCGCTCCTCGCCGACGCCGGCTTCGAGGTCTCGAGCCTCATCGAGACCTTCATGGTCGTGATGATCTTCGGAGCAGGAACCGACTACTGCCTCTTCATCGTCTCCCGCTACCAGGAGGAGCTGACCAAGGGCGACCCGGTCCAAGCCACCCTCCGGCGCACCATGACGGTCATCGCCGGCGTCATCGCCGCCTCGGCCGCGACCGTCATCGTCGCCTTCAGCTCACTGCTCACCGCCCAGTTCGGCCTCTACCGGTCGATGGGTCCCGGCCTCGCCATCGCCATCGCCCTAACCCTCCTCGCCGGACTCACGCTCACGCCTGCCATCCTCCAGGTCCTCCGAAGCCACGCGTTCTGGCCCCGCAGCCTCGAGCGCACCCGAGAGCACGCCGAGCACGACCACCCTCGCTGGCGCCGCATCGGCGCCGTCGTCGAGCACCACCCCAAGGCCGCTCTCATCGGCGCGCTGGTTCCGCTCCTCCTCGCATCCGCCGGGTTGCTCGACTTCCGCCAGTCCTTCGACCTCGTCAACGACCTCCCACCATCAGCCGACGCTCGCGAGGGCTTCTCCAGCCTCGAAGGCCACCTCCCGACCGGCCGGCTCTCCCCGGTGTTCCTCATCGTCGACGCAGATCACGATGTGCGCACCACCGAGGACTTCGATGCCATGCGTGGTCTGACCGACGCCCTCGCCGACGCCCCTGGCGTCGCCGAAGCCCGCTCGATCACCCAACCCGCCGGAGGGCCCCTCACCACCGACCAGCTCGACGAGCTCCTACCCGGCGGCCAGGAAGAGCTGCTCGCCGGCCTCGACCCCGCCGACCCAGCCATCGCCGATGCCGTCGGCCAGCTCGACACGCCCGAAGGACTCCAGGTCACCCCTGAGCTGCTCGACGCCGCAGGACCCGTCGCCGACATCCTCGAACCGTTCCTCCTCGGCACCGACCAGCGCTGGCCCCGCGTCGTCGTCAGCTTCGACCGCAACCCCTACGCCCCTGACGCCCTCGCCGACTTCCGACGGCTCGACGACATCGCCACCAACAGCCTGGAAGACACCAGTCTCGCCGGCAGCGAGATCGAGGTCGCCGGACCGACCAGCTTCTACGCCGACATCCAAGAGGTGGGCACCCGCGACTTCCGGGTGATGAGCGCCGTGCTCGTCCTCGGCATCTTCATCGTCCTGGCCCTGCTGCTGCGGTCGCTCGTTGCGCCCTTCTACCTCCTGGCCACGGTCGTCCTGTCCTACACCGCGACCCTCGGCCTCACCGTCCTCGTCTTCCGCACGATCCTGGGCCAAGACGGGATCACGTTCTGGATGCCGCCGTTCCTCTTCGTGATCCTCGTGGCCCTCGGAGCCGACTACAACATCTTCGTCATGTCCCGCATACGGGAGGAAGCCGCAGCCGGTGCAACCGCGGCCCAGGCTGCGGTGCGAGGGCTCGTCGCCACGGGACGGGTCATCACCTCTGCCGGCCTGGTGCTCGCCGGGACCTTCGCAGCCCTGATCGCCGCGCCACTGCCCAGCCTCCAACAGATCGGGTTCGCAGTCACCATCGGCGTCTTGATCGACACCTTCGTGGTGCGGACGTTCCTCGTCCCCGCCATCACCGCACTCGTCGGTGACATCGCCTTCTGGCCCGCCCACGGACGAGCCGACACACGCCGGGGCCTCGCCATCCAAACCGGCGTCGTCACCCTCGGCATCGTCGCACTCCTCGGCGTCGTGAGCGCCGTGCTGGTCACTGCCTAG